From one Patescibacteria group bacterium genomic stretch:
- a CDS encoding glycerophosphodiester phosphodiesterase family protein, which yields MLKQNFTLLIIIILILISGFYYLTICLNKTTKCNYSKIKNNINLDKYIAHAGGEYKKLYYTNSLEALNYNYEKGYRIFEVDISLTSDNKIVLIHDWKNTSKKYFSQNKIPSHKEFMSWKMNYGLTQIDLNTLIEWIKNKNNARIITDVKTKNNIKILKKISIKYPGIISRIIPQIYNFQEYDQISKMGYKNIILTLYRINNSDKEILNFAKEKNILAITMPINRAKTELPKKILQLGIPTFAHTVNSKKKEKKLKNNYCVFGIYTDSLNSF from the coding sequence TAATTATAATATTGATTCTTATCAGCGGATTTTATTATTTAACTATTTGTTTAAATAAAACAACAAAATGTAATTATTCAAAAATAAAAAATAATATAAATTTAGATAAATATATTGCCCATGCTGGAGGCGAATATAAAAAATTATACTATACTAATTCATTAGAAGCTTTAAACTATAATTATGAAAAAGGATATAGAATTTTTGAAGTTGATATATCATTAACATCAGACAATAAAATAGTATTAATACATGATTGGAAGAACACTTCTAAAAAATATTTTTCACAAAACAAAATTCCTTCGCATAAAGAATTTATGTCTTGGAAAATGAATTATGGCTTAACACAGATTGATTTAAATACGCTGATTGAATGGATAAAAAATAAAAATAACGCGCGTATAATCACAGATGTCAAAACAAAAAATAATATTAAAATATTAAAAAAAATTTCAATAAAATATCCAGGTATTATTTCTCGAATAATCCCGCAAATATATAATTTCCAAGAATATGATCAAATCTCAAAAATGGGATATAAAAATATAATATTAACATTATATCGCATTAACAACAGCGACAAGGAAATATTAAATTTTGCGAAAGAAAAAAATATTTTAGCAATAACAATGCCAATTAATAGGGCAAAAACAGAATTACCTAAAAAGATTTTGCAACTTGGCATTCCAACTTTCGCGCATACTGTTAATTCAAAAAAGAAAGAAAAAAAATTAAAAAATAATTATTGCGTTTTTGGAATTTACACTGACTCATTAAATAGTTTTTAA